A stretch of Branchiostoma lanceolatum isolate klBraLanc5 chromosome 14, klBraLanc5.hap2, whole genome shotgun sequence DNA encodes these proteins:
- the LOC136448262 gene encoding retinol dehydrogenase 13-like: MEWYVVLLLVVVLLVVLQKWWTGRFGYCQSQADMRGKTVIITGANTGIGKATALELARHHARVILACRNKNKAEAARDDIIKVTGNTDVIVKEVNMSKLASVRTFAEEICNGEPQLDVLINNAGIAGPSKKTLTEDGLELTFATNHFSHFLLTNLLLDLLKKSSPSRIVNVSSMAHLWGRVDFDNLCAEKWYNEGRAYCDSKLMNILFTSELNKRLAGTGVTVNALHPGTVRSELFRTTPWYVKVLFERILQPFLKTPYQGAQCSIYCAVSKEMAEVSGQYVCDCRIQDPYKPGMDDGAAKKLWEVSERLTGLTS, translated from the exons ATGGAATGGTATGTTGTTCTGCTGCTGGTGGTGGTCTTACTTGTGGTGCTGCAGAAATGGTGGACTGGCCGGTTTGGCTACTGTCAGAGCCAAGCAGATATGAGGGGCAAAACTGTGATCATCACCGGGGCTAACACAG GTATTGGTAAGGCCACCGCCCTTGAACTTGCTCGCCACCATGCCCGGGTTATCCTGGCGTGTCGTAACAAGAACAAGGCTGAAGCAGCCAGAGATGACATCATCAAAGTCACAG GAAACACTGATGTGATTGTGAAGGAGGTTAACATGAGTAAGCTGGCATCTGTCAGGACTTTTGCCGAGGAAATCTGCAATGGAGAACCTCAACTTGACGTACTGATCAACAATGCCGGCATAGCAG GTCCATCCAAGAAGACTCTGACAGAAGATGGACTGGAACTCACATTTGCCACCAACCatttcagtcattttcttctcaCCAATCTTCTACTGG ATCTTTTGAAGAAGTCGTCTCCCAGTCGCATCGTCAACGTTTCGTCCATGGCCCATCTGTGGGGAAGGGTTGACTTTGACAACCTCTGTGCAGAGAAGTGGTACAACGAGGGTAGGGCCTACTGCGACAGCAAGCTAATGAACATCCTGTTCACCAGTGAACTTAACAAGAGGCTGGCAGGAACAG GGGTAACGGTGAATGCTTTGCATCCTGGCACCGTCCGGTCTGAACTATTTCGCACTACCCCCTGGTATGTTAAAGTTCTATTTGAGAGGATCCTTCAACCATTTTTAAAG ACTCCATACCAAGGAGCACAGTGTTCTATTTACTGTGCCGTGTCGAAAGAAATGGCTGAAGTCTCTGGCCAGTACGTCTGCGACTGTCGCATCCAAGATCCTTACAAACCCGGCATGGACGACGGAGCAGCCAAGAAGCTCTGGGAAGTCAGCGAGAGGCTCACCGGGTTAACTTCTTAA
- the LOC136448815 gene encoding lysosome-associated membrane glycoprotein 1-like, whose translation MCPKMSLIPTIFTVLCVLSVRASVGFAADGPAPPVGNFTLNDTKGNPCFLLSVGVTFQVEYELKDDTTWTATYVLPRNSTVSGDCGEYEATMALSFFKGFNLTISFENRNDRKFAIASASVGYVRDPKLFPNAASPGTAANEEKTDGQSPFKTALGKSYLCKSLQVFDIGSTVKLGVVQLQVQPFKVKGMNFSEASECPQDPPSSKMPIQDAKTFPALNTTADTIVASKRKENAENLTTMN comes from the coding sequence ATGTGCCCAAAGATGTCGCTGATTCCAACCATCTTCACCGTCCTGTGCGTGTTGTCCGTTCGGGCCTCAGTAGGGTTCGCGGCGGACGGACCCGCTCCACCTGTAGGCAACTTCACCCTCAATGATACTAAAGGAAACCCGTGCTTTCTGCTGTCTGTGGGTGTGACGTTCCAAGTCGAGTATGAGCTGAAAGATGACACCACGTGGACCGCCACCTACGTTCTCCCTCGAAACAGCACCGTCAGTGGTGATTGCGGTGAGTATGAGGCAACAATGGCGCTCTCCTTCTTCAAAGGCTTCAACCTCACCATATCCTTCGAGAatagaaatgacagaaaatttGCGATCGCCAGTGCTTCGGTCGGGTACGTACGGGACCCAAAGCTCTTCCCGAATGCGGCATCTCCCGGTACAGCGGCGAATGAAGAAAAGACCGACGGCCAGTCTCCGTTCAAAACGGCCCTCGGTAAGTCGTACTTGTGCAAGTCACTTCAAGTCTTCGACATTGGCAGTACGGTCAAGCTGGGAGTCGTCCAGCTCCAAGTGCAACCCTTCAAGGTCAAGGGTATGAACTTCAGCGAGGCTTCCGAGTGCCCCCAAGACCCTCCATCGTCAAAGATGCCCATTCAAGACGCCAAAACCTTTCCTGCACTCAACACCACTGCGGACACCATTGTCGCCAGCAAAAGGAAGGAGAATGCCGAAAACCTAACAACCATGAATTAG